The sequence GCAAAAAGCAGAATATCACCTTTCTTCAGGCTATGTCCTTCTTTCTCGCCGCGATTCACTACATCGTAAAGGGTAGGGACAGTTGCTACAGAACTGTTTCCCCATTCATGAACGCTCATTGGAAGAACTGAATCAGAATATTCGCGCTGTCCGTATAATTTGTACAAGCGACTGATGACCGCCTCATCTAACTTTTCGTTCGCTTGATGGATGAATATTTTCTTCACTTGGCTGATGTCAACTTTGGCCTTATCGAGGCACTGCTTCATAGCTGCCGGCACTTTTCTTAAAGCAAATTCATAAACCTTTCTCCCCTTCATTTTCATATACATCACACTGTCATCAGCTTCAGGCTCGTAAGACTTATCCATGAAAAGGTAGTCAACTTCCTCTTCAGCGAAGGTAGCTGATGCAGTACTCAAAATCCCGGCATCATTGTCTGTGTCTTTGTACTCCAAAATTGTGGCGCCTGCTCCATCAGAAAAGAGCATGCTGTCGCGATCATAAGCATCAATTACTCGTGAAAGTGTTTCTGACCCAATAACCAAGACCTTTTTTGCCATACCTGCTCTGAAGTAAGCTTCTGTCTGAATAACGCCCTGCACCCAGCCGGGACAGCCAAATAAAATATCGTAGCCTATGCAGTTCGGGTTTACAATACCTAGCTTATTCTTAACCCTTGCGGCAATGGAGGGTACCGCTTCTGACTGAATGGTGCCTGCTTTGATGTCTCCAAAGTTGTGAGCGACAATAATCTGATCGAGCGTTTCAGGATCGATACCTGAATCTTCGATAGCGCGAACGGCAGCTTGATAGGCTAGGTCCGAAGAAGTCATTGAGTCATCCGCCCATCTTCTATTTCGAATACCGGTGATCTCTTGAAACTTCTTGGAAATGATTTCAGGTGGGTTGTCTATTTTGACAGACTCTTCCGTATAAAATGTTTGGCCGTGAAAATCTTCATTCGACAAAATTCTCTTAGGCACGAAACTTCCTGATCCTGTGATTACTGTTCTTGGCATTAGTGTTGGGTGTTATGGCGCGAATATCCGAATATATCCGACGTGACACAAGACCTGTGAGTCTAATTGTCCGAAACACACGCTTAATTGAAATTTAGTGATTCCTTGTAAAGGTGTTTGAATTGAGCGTCAGCATCATGCCTTATGTAAAAGGCATTGCCATTGTATATTTTGAGTTTTTCAGGAAAAGGAAAAGCTACTTTCATAGGGGTGCTAAGAGCCCCTGTTTTCGGGTCGAGTTCCCGAATAAAATAAACTCCTTTTTTCTGGTGTATTGC comes from Cryomorphaceae bacterium 1068 and encodes:
- a CDS encoding ketoacyl-ACP synthase III, with the translated sequence MPRTVITGSGSFVPKRILSNEDFHGQTFYTEESVKIDNPPEIISKKFQEITGIRNRRWADDSMTSSDLAYQAAVRAIEDSGIDPETLDQIIVAHNFGDIKAGTIQSEAVPSIAARVKNKLGIVNPNCIGYDILFGCPGWVQGVIQTEAYFRAGMAKKVLVIGSETLSRVIDAYDRDSMLFSDGAGATILEYKDTDNDAGILSTASATFAEEEVDYLFMDKSYEPEADDSVMYMKMKGRKVYEFALRKVPAAMKQCLDKAKVDISQVKKIFIHQANEKLDEAVISRLYKLYGQREYSDSVLPMSVHEWGNSSVATVPTLYDVVNRGEKEGHSLKKGDILLFASVGAGMNINAICYRY